A genomic region of Marinobacter szutsaonensis contains the following coding sequences:
- a CDS encoding 3-hydroxyacyl-CoA dehydrogenase NAD-binding domain-containing protein, producing MSAIKYDLGSDQILTLTIDMPNQSANTMNGEFRSGLSETVSRVKEDLENIRGIIITSAKKTFFAGGDLKELHSVTRDQAQEFEDMVNGLKADLRFLETTGKPVVAAINGTALGGGLEITLACHHRIALDDDSIQLGLPEVTLGLLPGGGGTQRLPRMIGLEAAFPFLMEGKKVNPKAALNAGIVDELVSAPEELLSTARAFIEAHPEKQQPWDQKGFKFPGGAPHHPAMAQKLAIAPAMLKQKTKGCYPAPERILSAAVEGAQVDFDNGSLIETRYFTELVVGQVAKNMTGTFWFQLNAIKAGGSRPDGVDRATFSKVGVLGAGMMGAGIAYATAVRGVDVVLKDVSVENAENGKRYSEQLLDKKVSRGRMTDEQKSAILDRIKPTDSADDLEGCDLIIEAVFEDSDLKGKVTREAEPKMVANGIFASNTSTIPITQLAEASGKPDNFIGLHFFSPVDKMQLVEIIVGEKTSDETLARAFDYVQQIGKIPIVVNDSRGFFTSRVFGTFVKEGIAMLGEGIHPSSIENAGVLAGMPVGPLAISDEVSMTLMQHIRDQSRRDTEAAGGAWNAHPAEAIIDAMVNEHGRKGKAAGAGFYQYPDKGKKYLWPELENLFVDQDKARATSLQDLKDRILFIQAIETVRCLEEGVLRTVEDANIGSIFGIGYAPWTGGAIQFINQYGVRAFTERAKELESQFGGRFAPPRLLVEKAETDTEFA from the coding sequence ATGAGTGCCATCAAGTATGACCTGGGTTCAGACCAGATCCTGACCCTCACTATCGACATGCCGAACCAGTCCGCCAACACCATGAATGGGGAGTTCCGTAGCGGCCTGTCCGAAACCGTCAGCCGGGTTAAGGAAGACCTTGAGAACATCCGCGGCATTATCATCACCTCGGCCAAGAAAACCTTCTTCGCCGGCGGCGATCTCAAGGAACTGCACAGTGTCACCCGGGACCAGGCCCAGGAATTCGAAGACATGGTCAATGGTCTGAAGGCCGACCTTCGCTTCCTTGAAACCACCGGCAAACCCGTAGTGGCGGCGATCAACGGTACGGCTCTCGGTGGTGGCCTGGAAATCACCCTGGCCTGCCATCACCGCATTGCCCTGGATGACGACAGCATCCAGCTCGGCCTGCCGGAAGTCACCCTGGGCCTGCTGCCCGGTGGCGGTGGCACCCAGCGACTGCCCCGGATGATCGGTCTGGAAGCCGCCTTCCCCTTCCTCATGGAGGGCAAGAAGGTGAACCCGAAAGCCGCCCTCAACGCCGGCATCGTGGATGAACTGGTCAGCGCCCCCGAGGAACTGCTGAGCACTGCCCGGGCATTCATCGAGGCGCATCCGGAAAAGCAGCAGCCCTGGGACCAGAAGGGGTTTAAATTCCCTGGCGGTGCACCGCACCACCCCGCCATGGCCCAGAAGCTCGCCATCGCCCCGGCCATGCTCAAGCAGAAAACCAAGGGCTGTTACCCGGCACCTGAACGCATCCTGTCGGCCGCCGTGGAAGGTGCGCAGGTGGATTTCGACAACGGCAGCCTGATCGAGACCCGTTACTTCACTGAGCTGGTGGTGGGACAGGTCGCCAAGAACATGACGGGCACCTTCTGGTTCCAGCTCAACGCCATCAAGGCAGGCGGCAGCCGCCCGGACGGGGTCGACCGGGCAACCTTCAGCAAGGTGGGCGTACTGGGCGCGGGCATGATGGGGGCAGGTATTGCCTATGCCACCGCCGTTCGAGGCGTCGACGTTGTGCTCAAGGATGTGTCCGTGGAAAACGCGGAGAACGGCAAACGCTATTCAGAGCAACTGCTGGACAAGAAAGTCAGTCGTGGCCGCATGACCGATGAGCAGAAATCCGCCATCCTGGACCGGATCAAGCCAACGGATTCTGCAGACGACCTTGAGGGTTGCGATCTGATTATCGAGGCGGTGTTCGAGGACAGCGACCTGAAAGGCAAGGTAACCCGGGAAGCGGAGCCGAAAATGGTAGCCAACGGTATCTTCGCTTCCAACACCTCCACCATTCCCATCACCCAGCTGGCCGAAGCGTCCGGCAAGCCCGATAACTTCATCGGCCTGCATTTCTTCTCGCCGGTGGACAAGATGCAGCTGGTGGAGATCATCGTGGGTGAGAAAACCTCCGATGAGACCCTGGCCCGGGCGTTCGACTACGTCCAGCAGATCGGCAAGATCCCGATTGTGGTGAACGACAGCCGCGGTTTCTTCACCTCCCGGGTATTCGGTACTTTCGTCAAAGAAGGCATTGCCATGCTCGGCGAAGGCATCCATCCCTCCAGCATTGAAAATGCGGGCGTGCTCGCGGGCATGCCGGTGGGTCCGCTGGCCATTTCCGACGAAGTCAGCATGACACTCATGCAGCACATCCGGGATCAGAGCCGCAGAGACACCGAAGCCGCCGGCGGCGCCTGGAACGCCCATCCCGCCGAGGCGATCATTGATGCGATGGTCAACGAGCATGGCCGCAAGGGTAAGGCAGCCGGCGCTGGCTTCTATCAATACCCGGACAAGGGCAAGAAGTACCTCTGGCCGGAGCTTGAGAACCTGTTCGTGGACCAGGACAAAGCCCGCGCCACCTCGCTGCAGGACCTCAAGGACCGAATCCTGTTCATCCAGGCCATCGAGACGGTCCGCTGCCTGGAAGAAGGTGTGCTCAGAACCGTCGAGGATGCCAACATCGGCAGCATCTTCGGTATCGGCTATGCCCCCTGGACCGGCGGCGCCATCCAGTTCATCAACCAGTACGGCGTGCGCGCCTTCACCGAGCGTGCCAAAGAGCTGGAATCGCAATTCGGTGGGCGTTTCGCGCCTCCGCGCCTGCTCGTGGAGAAGGCCGAGACCGACACAGAGTTCGCCTGA
- a CDS encoding acetyl-CoA C-acetyltransferase, with translation MTTEAYIFDAVRTPRGRGKKDGSLHSVKPITLLTSMLRSLQERNSLDTAQVDDIVMGCVTAVGDQGADIAKTAALAADWDEKVAGVTLNRFCASGLEAVNLAAMKVRSGWEDMVVAGGVEAMSRVPMGSDGGAWATDPETNLHTGFMPQGIGADLIATIEGFSREDVDGFAVRSQQKAANAWEKGYFSKSIIPVTDQNGVVILDRDEHVRGNTTLESLAGLKPSFQMMGEMGFDGVAREKYHYVEKINHVHHAGNSSGIVDGATAMLIGSEAKGKAMGLTPRARIVATAVTSTDPTIMLTGPAPAARKALEKAGMTADQIDLFEVNEAFASVVMRFQRELSVPDEKVNVNGGAIAMGHPLGATGAIILGTLLDELERRELRYGLATLCVGGGMGIATIIERV, from the coding sequence ATGACCACCGAGGCGTATATCTTTGACGCAGTCCGCACCCCCCGGGGCCGCGGCAAGAAAGACGGTTCGCTGCACAGCGTCAAACCCATCACCCTGCTGACCTCAATGCTCCGGTCCCTGCAGGAGCGCAACAGCCTCGACACCGCCCAGGTGGATGACATCGTCATGGGCTGCGTCACTGCAGTCGGCGACCAGGGCGCCGACATTGCCAAGACCGCCGCTCTCGCGGCGGACTGGGACGAAAAAGTAGCTGGCGTTACCCTGAACCGCTTCTGTGCCTCGGGCCTGGAAGCCGTAAACCTTGCTGCCATGAAAGTCCGCTCCGGCTGGGAGGACATGGTGGTGGCCGGCGGTGTGGAAGCCATGTCCCGCGTGCCCATGGGTTCCGACGGCGGCGCCTGGGCCACTGACCCGGAAACCAACCTGCATACCGGTTTCATGCCCCAGGGCATAGGGGCCGACCTGATCGCCACCATTGAAGGCTTCAGCCGGGAAGATGTAGACGGATTTGCCGTCCGGTCCCAGCAGAAAGCGGCCAACGCCTGGGAAAAGGGCTATTTCAGTAAATCCATCATTCCCGTCACCGACCAGAACGGCGTGGTCATCCTGGACCGCGACGAACACGTGCGTGGCAACACCACTCTGGAATCCCTGGCCGGGCTCAAGCCTTCCTTCCAGATGATGGGCGAAATGGGCTTTGACGGCGTTGCCCGCGAAAAATACCACTACGTGGAGAAGATCAACCACGTCCACCATGCGGGCAACTCCTCCGGCATCGTGGATGGCGCGACCGCCATGCTCATCGGCAGCGAAGCCAAGGGTAAGGCCATGGGTCTGACGCCACGGGCCCGTATCGTCGCCACCGCAGTCACCAGCACCGACCCGACCATCATGCTGACCGGCCCGGCCCCAGCGGCCCGCAAGGCGCTGGAAAAAGCCGGCATGACCGCAGACCAGATTGACCTTTTTGAAGTGAATGAAGCCTTCGCCTCCGTGGTGATGCGCTTCCAGAGAGAACTCTCGGTTCCGGACGAGAAAGTGAACGTGAACGGGGGCGCCATCGCCATGGGCCACCCGCTGGGTGCAACCGGCGCCATCATCCTCGGCACCCTGCTGGATGAGCTGGAGCGCCGCGAACTGCGCTATGGCCTTGCCACCCTATGTGTCGGTGGCGGCATGGGCATTGCCACCATCATCGAGCGCGTTTGA